The window GGGCTCAGGTGGACGCTCCGGCCGGCTGGCCGCAGGTGACGCCGAGAGCCGCGAGCCTGGCGGCGCCGCCGTCGTGGGCGGTCAGGACCCATGGGCCCCGCGGCGTGATGGCGACGGTGTGCTCGGTATGCGCCGCCCAGGAACCGTCGGACGTCGAGACCGTCCAGTCGTCCGCCAGCACCTTGGTGTCCGGCGACCCCAGGGTGATCATCGGTTCGATCGCGAGCGCGAGTCCCGCGACCAGCTTGATCCCGCGGCCAGGCCGGCCATGGTTGAGGATGTGCGGCGGCTGGTGCATCTCGGTACCGATGCCGTGCCCGCCGTAGTTGTCCACGATGCCGTAGCCGAACGGGCGGATGTGCTGCTCGACGGCCGAGGAGATGTCCGTGAGCCGGCCGCCGAGCTGTGCCGCGGCGAGCCCATGCCACAGCGAGTCCTCGCAGACCCGGATCATGTCGAGCACCTCGGGCGCGACGTCGCCGATCGGCACGGTGATCGCCGCGTCGCCGTGCCAGCCGTCGACGATGGCGCCGCAGTCGATAGAGATGATGTCGCCGTCGCGCAGCACCCGACGCTTGTTCGGGATCGCGTGCACCACCTCGTCGTTGACCGAACTGCAGATCGACGCCGGGTACGGGGGGTGCGCATAGCCCTTGAAGGAGGGGATGCCGCCGCCGGCGCGGATCGTGCGCTCGGCGACCGCGTCCAGGTCGGCGGTCGTCACGCCTGGCACCGCGGCCTCGCGCAGCCGGTCGAGGGCCTGCGCGACCAGCAGGCCGGCGATCCGCATCTTGGCGATCTCGGCCGCCGTCTTGATCTGGACATGCTCTCGTCGCGCCATACTCTGTCCCGGTCTCGCCTCTCGATGCTGCCCCCGCCGACCCGCTCGCGCAGCGATGGCCATCAACGCCCGAGCTGCCCAGCACCCGACGTGCTCAGCAACCCGACCGTAAGCCCACCCAGCGGGAACCTCGCGCCGGGCCCGGATGTTTCGGCACGTTCTACCCGGTCCGTCCCGTCACGCGATGCGGCCTGTTCAGAAGACCATAGCCCGCCACACCCAGCAGGGCGCCGAGTAGATCTTGTCTACCGCGCCGCATCGGCCCAAAAGGAGGCGCGCGACCAGGACATGGATCAAGGACGGCCCGTCCATGCCAGGCCGGATCAGGCGATGGGGGACGCGAGACCTCCCTCAGGCGAACACCTCGGGCACCTCGGGCGCACGCCCTGGCGCCCCCGTCCGCCTTAGGCGCCGTGGTGACGCAGCGCGTCCAGAGCCCGCTCGGTGACGTTGTCGACCGGGCCGGTGGCGTCGATACCGATCAGCACCCCGCGCTCCGCGTAGTAGGCCACGAGCGGGGACGTCTGCTCGGCATAGACCTCGAGGCGGTGCCGAACCGTCTCGGGGAGGTCGTCGTCGCGCTGGAACAGTTCGCCGTTGCACCGGTCGCAGACGTCCTCGACGGTCGGCGGGTCGAAGTCGACGTGCCAGATGTGCCCGCACGAGCGGCACGTGCGTCGCCCGGACAGCCGGCGGACGACCTCGTCGTCATCGACGACGAGCTCGAGCACCACGTCCAGCTGAGTGCCCATGGTGTCGAGCATCCCGCCGAGCACCTCGGCCTGGGGGACGTTGCGCGGGAACCCATCGAGCAGGAAGCCCTTGACGGCGTCGTCCTCGGCCAGACGGTTGCGGACCATGCTGATCGTGATCTCGTCGGGTACGAGGTCGCCGGCGTCCATGTAGCGCTTCGCCGCGACACCCAGCTCCGTGCCTTCTCGGACGTTCGCACGGAAGATATCACCGGTGGAGATCTTGGGGATCGACCGCGCCGTGGCGATGAACGCGGCCTGCGTACCCTTACCTGCTCCCGGTGGTCCGACCAGTACGAGGCGCACTACCGGAGGAAGCCTTCATAGTTGCGGAGCATGAGCTGGCTCTCGATCTGCTTCACGGTCTCCAGTCCCACCCCCACCATGATCAGCACCGACGTCCCTGCGAAGGGGAAGGGCTGGTCCTTCGTCAGGTTCAGCAACGCGAGCGGTAGAACGGTGATCACCCCCAGGAACAACGAGCCCGGCAGGGTGATCCGGGAGAGGACATGATCCAGGTACTCGGCCGTCGGCCGGCCGGGCCGGATACCCGGGATGAAACCGCCGTACTTCTTCATGTTGTCGGAGACCTCGGTCGGATTGAACGTGATCGCGACGTAGAAGTACGTGAAGAAGATGATGAGCAGGCCGTAGGCCGCCAGGTAGAGCGGATGGTCCCCTCGAGAGAGGTAACGAGACTCGAAGTCCTGGAAGGACTGGTTGTTCCACACCTGGCCGACCAGCTGCGGAAGCTGCAGCAGCGAGGAGGCGAAGATGACCGGGATGATGCCGGCCTGGTTCACCTTGATCGGCAGGTAGGTCGAGGTCCCGCCGTACATGCGTCGACCGATGAGCCGCTTGGCGTACTGCACCGGGATGCGTCGCTGGGACTGCTCGACGAAGATGACGAAGACCACGATCGCGAGGCCCAGCAGGCAGACCAGGGTGAAGACGACGCCGCCGGCGACCTGGAGGATGGCGGTGCCCTGCGAGGGCAGCCGCGCCGCGATCGAGGTGAAGATCAGCAGCGACATGCCGTTGCCGATGCCGCGGGCCGTGATCAGCTCACCGAGCCACATGATCACACCGACGCCGGCGGTCATCGTGATGACCATGGTGGCGATCCGGAACAGGCTGGTGTCCGGGATGACGGCCGCGTCGCAGCCGGGGAACAGCCGGCCGCTACGGGCCAGCGCCACGATGCCGGTCGCCTGCAGGATGCCAAGCGCGATGGTCAGGTAGCGCGTGTACTGGGTGATCTTCTGTTCACCCGCGCTGCCTTCCTTCTTGAGCTGCTCCAGCCGCGGAATGACCACGACGAGCAGCTGAAGGATGATGCTCGAGGTGATGTAGGGCATGATGCCCAGCGCGAAGATCGACAGCTGCAGTAGCGCGCCACCGCTGAACAGGTTGATCAACGAGTAGACGTTGCTCGCGCCCGTACTCGCCGTGCTCAGGCAGGTGTTCACGGCCCTGGTCGACACGCCCGGCGACGGCATGACGCTGCCGATCCGGAACAGAATCACGATCCCGAACGTGAACAGCAGCTTCTTGCGCAGGTCCGGCGTGCGGAAGGCCCGCGTGAAGGCGGTGAGCACGGCTCCTCCTGCCGGGGGGGGAAGGACGCGAACAGCTACGGCGCCTGGGTCCGCGTGGCGGGTATCCGATGGATCGTCCAGACGCCGTGAGCCGACTGTAACAGCACCGGAGGCCCACGAGTCCCGACATGACATCGGCCAACGCCTGTCGGGTGTCCGTGGTCCTTCCGGTTCACCGGGCGACCGGCGCGGCGAGGATAAGTCGGCGCGCAAGCCCAGTGTCCACCGAAAGGGGACGAGCGTGTGCACGCCCGTCCCCCAACTCACACTTCGGTGACGCTCCCGCCGGCCGCGGCGATCTTCTCGCGCGCGGAGCCGGAGAACGCATGCGCGCTCACCCGCAGCGCGACGTCGAGCTCGCCGTCGCCCAGCACCTTCACGAGCGTGTTCTTGCGAACCGCGCCCGCGCCGACGAGCGCCTCGACGGTCACGTCGCCGCCCTGGGGGAACAGCTCCGCGAGGGTGGCGACGTTCACCACCTGGTACTCGACGCGGAAGCGGTTCTTGAAGCCCTTGAGCTTCGGCACCCGCATGTGCAGGGGCATCTGGCCACCCTCGAAGGTGGCCGGGACCTGCTTGCGGGCCTTGGAGCCCTTGGTACCGCGACCGGCGGTCTTGCCCTTCGACCCCTCACCGCGCCCGACCCGCATCTTGGGCCGGTTCGCGCCGGGAGCCGGCCGCAGGTGGTGGATCTTGAGCGCGCGACCGCGCTCGCCACCGCTGGCCGCCGTCGTGCCTTCGGCGGTGGCGTCCTTGGTCAGTTCCGCCATCTTCAGTTCACTTCCTCAACCGTGACGAGGTGCGCCACGGTCCTGATCATGCCACGAACCTGCGGGGTGTCCTCACGCGTGGTGGTCGCCCTGATCTTCCGCAGGCCGAGGGTCCTCAGCGTCGCCCGCTGGTTATGGGTGCCGCCGATCTCGGACTTCACCTGGGTGATGAACAGGGAGGCCATCACGCACCAGCCGCCGCGGCCCGGGCTCGCAGCATCGCCGGCGGGGCCACGTCCTCGAGCGGCAGGCCGCGGCGAGCCGCGATCTCCTCGGGACGGGTCAGCCCACGCAGCGCGGCCACGGTCGCGTGCACGATGTTGATCGGGTTGGACGAGCCGAGCGACTTCGACAGCACGTCGTGCACGCCGGCGCACTCCAGCACCGCGCGCACCGGACCACCGGCGATGACGCCGGTACCCGGGGACGCCGGCTTGAGCAGCACGACGCCGGCGGCCGCCTCGCCCTGGATCGGGTGCGGAATCGTCGCCCCGATCCGCGGGACCTTGAAGAAGTGCTTCTTGGCCTCCTCGACGCCCTTGGCGATCGCCGCGGGCACCTCCTTGGCCTTCCCGTAGCCGACGCCGACGGTGCCGTCCGCGTCTCCGACCACGACGAGCGCGGTGAAGCTGAACCGGCGGCCACCCTTGACGACCTTGGCTACCCGGTTGATCGCGACGACGCGCTCGACGTAGGCGGTCTTCTCCTGCGCCTGGCCGCCTCCCGAGCGGTCTCTGCGCTCGCGGCGGTCGGAGCCGCCGCCGGCGCCGCCGCCACGGCGCTGCTGCCCTGGCATCTCTAGAACATCCCCTTAGTAGAACCCATCAGAAGTCCAGCCCCGTCTCGCGGGCCGCGTCGGCGAGCGCCGCGATTCGGCCGTGGTAGGTACGCCCACCGCGGTCGAACACCACGGCGGACAGCCCGGCGGCCTTCGCGCGCTCGGCTATGAGCTTGCCGACCTCGCGAGCGAGCGCGGTCTTGTCGCCTTCGGCGCCGCGCAGCGAGACGTCGAGCGTGGAGGCGGAGGCCAGGGTGTGGCCGGCGACGTCGTCGATGACCTGGGCATAGATATGCCGCGAGGAACGGCTGACGACGAGGCGTGGACGAACCGGGGTGCCGGAGACACGCTTGCGCACCCGGACGTGCCGGCGCAGCCGCGCGGTCCGGCGCCGAGCGCTGGCGGTGAGGCTCACAGCCATGATCTATCTCCTACTTCCCGGTCTTCCCGACCTTGCGGCGGACGACCTCGCCCTGGTATCGCACGCCCTTGCCCTTGTACGGGTCGGGCTTGCGCAGGCCACGGATCTTGGCCGAGACCTCGCCGACCAACTGCTTGTCGATGCCATGCACGACGAAGCGGGTCGGGGCCTGGACCTCGAACCGAATACCCTCCGGGGCCTTGACCGGCACCGGGTGGCTGTAACCGAGCGCGAACTCCAGGTCTGAGCCCCTGGCCTGGACACGGTAGCCGACGCCGACGATCTCCAGGGTCTTCGAGTACCCGGTGGTGACACCGATGACCATGTTGGAGACCAGCGTCCGGGTCAGGCCGTGCAGCGCGCGCGAGTTGCGCTCGTCGTTGGGACGGCTGATCACGATCTTGCCCTCTTCCTGGGCGACCGTGATCGGCTCGGCGATGGTGTGCGAAAGGGTGCCCTTGGGGCCCTTGACGGTGACGTGCTGGCCGTCGAGGGACACCTCGACGCCACTCGGCACCTCAATCGGCAGACGGCCGATGCGTGACATGTCGGCGTCCCCCTACCAGATGAAGGCGAGGACTTCGCCGCCCACGCGCCGCTTACCCGCCTGTCGGTCGGTCAGCAGCCCCGTGGACGTGGAGATGATCGCCACGCCCAGGCCGCCGAGCACCTTCGGCAGGTTCGTCGACTTCGCGTACACCCGCAGGCCGGGCTTGCTGATGCGCTTCACACCCGCGATCGAGCGCTCCCGGTTGGGGCCGTACTTCAGGTCGACAACGAGGTTCTTGCCAGGCCCGTCGTTCTCGGGCTCCTCGACGTGCCAGCCGAGGATGTAGCCCTCCTGCTGCAGGATCTCGGCGATGTGCACCTTGATCTTGCTGTGTGGCATCACCACCCGGTCGTGGTACGCCCGGTTGGCATTGCGGACGCGCGTGAGCATGTCCGCAATCGGATCGGTCATCGTCATGAGGTGACGCCTTCCTCACGGGGGTTCCCGCGCCCCTGCTGGGTGCCGGGCCTACCGCGATGGGTGGTGTTACTGAGCAGACCTTCGAAGAGAGCCCCGAAAGCCCGAAATGATCTTACCAGCTGCTCTTGGTCACGCCCGGGAGCTCGCCCCGGTGCGCCATCTGCCGCAGACACACCCGGCAGAGCCCGAACACCCGGTAGACCGAACGCGGACGGCCACACCGCTGGCAGCGGGTGTAGCCACGGACCGCGTACTTCGGCTTGCGAGCGGCCTTCTCGACTAGCGCCTTCTTCGCCATGCTTCTAGTTCTCCCTGAACGGGAAGCCCAGCGCGCGCAGGAGCGCCCGGCCCTCGTCGTCAGTGGTGGCGGTGGTGACGACCGTGATGTCCATACCGCGCACCCGGTCGATCCTGTCGATGTCGATCTCGTGGAAGATCGACTGCTCGGTCACACCGAACGTGTAGTTGCCGCGCCCGTCGAACTGCTTGGGCGACAGGCCGCGGAAGTCGCGGATGCGGGGCAGCGCGATCGTCACGAGCCGGTCGAGGAACTCCCACATCCGGTCGCCGCGCAGCGTCACCTTCGCGCCGATCGGCATGCCCTCGCGCAGCTTGAACTGGGCGATGGACTTCGTAGCCCGGCGCACCGCCGGCTTCTGCCCGGTGATGGCGGCCAGGTCGCGCAGCGCGCCGTCGATGAGCTTGGCGTCGCGAGCCGCGTCGCCGACGCCCATGTTGACGACAACCTTCACGACGCCAGGGGTCTGCATGACGTTCGCGTAGCCGAACTGCTCACGCAGCGCCGGCGAGATCTCCTCGCGGTAGCGCTGCTTGAGCCGCGGCAGCGCGGGCGCCTCAGTAGTCACAGTCATTAGTCGCCCCTACAGCTCGGCACCCGTGCGCCGCGAAATGCGCACCTTGGTACCGTCATCGTTGATCTTGTATCCGACGCGGGTCGGCTTGCCGTCGGTCGGGTCCACGATCGCCACGTTGCTGACGTGGATCGGAGCCTCCTGGGTGACGATGCCACCCGACTGCGAGCCACGGGTCGTGGTCTGGACGCGGGTGTGCCGGGTGACCCGGTTCGCGCCCTCCACGACCACCTTGTTCTCCGCGGGGATGGCCCGAATGACCTTCCCCTTCAGGCCGCGGTCCTTGCCGGAGATGACCTGGACCGTGTCGCCCTTCTTGATCTTCAAACCGGCCACGGTCTACAGCACCTCCGGTGCCAACGAAATGATCTTCATGAACTTCTTGTCCCGCAGCTCGCGGCCGACCGGCCCGAAGATGCGGGTGCCTCGCGGGTCCCCACCGTCCCGGATGAGCACGGCGGCGTTCTCGTCGAACCGGATGTAGGAGCCGTCCGGCCGCCTGCGCTCCTTGGCGGTGCGCACCACGACCGCCTTCACCACGTCGCCGCGCTTCACGCCGGCGCCGGGCAAGGCGTCCTTCACCGTGCCGACGATGATGTCGCCGATCCCCGCGTACCGACGACCCGAACCGCCGAGCACCCGGATGCACAGGATCTCCCGCGCGCCCGTGTTGTCGGCGACCCTCAGGCGCGTCTCCTGCTGAATCACTTCAAGCTCCTGACCCGCTTGCGGCGAATTTCCTTATCACCGTTGAAGCCCGCCGCGACCGGGAGGCTTCGCCATCCTGCCGGACGCTCCGCCGCCGATCGCGACGGAGCCTCCGGCACCGCCTGTTACTACTTGGCCTTCTCCAGCACGCGGACGACGCGCCAGCGCTTGGTGGCCGACAGCGGCCGAGTCTCCATCAGGAGCACCCGGTCGCCGACGCCACACGCGCTTTCCTCGTCGTGTGCCTTGACCTTCTTCGTCCGGCGGATCGTCTTGCCGTAGAGCGGGTGCTGCACCCTGTCCTCCACCGCCACGACGACCGTCTTCTGCATCTTGTCGCTGACCACGAGGCCCTCACGGACCTTGCGGAAGCCCCTGGAGGCGCTGTCCGCGCCGCCGGGCTCGTTGGTGCTCTCGTCTGCCACTGCGCTCACTCCGCTGTCTCGTCGGCAAGGCTCGGGTCGACGGTCAGGCCGAGCTCGCGCTCACGCATCACCGTGTAGATCTTGGCGATGTCACGCCGGACGGCCCGCAGCCGCCGGTTGTTGGAGAGCTGGCCGGTCGCGTTCTGGAACCGGAGGTTGAACAGCTCCTCCTTGGCCTCGCGGAGCTTGTCCACGAGGTCATCGCCGGACAGCGCGCGCAGATCGTCCGCGCTGGTGGCGGTAGCCATCACGCACCACCTTCACGGGTCACGAACCGGCACTTCATCGGGAGCTTGTGGATCGCGCGGCGCATGGCCTCGCGGGCCACCGGCTCGGCGACACCGGACAGCTCGAACATGATCCGGCCGGGCTTGACGTTGGCGATCCACCACTCGGGCGAACCCTTGCCGGAACCCATCCGGGTCTCGGCCGGCTTCTTGGTCAGCGGGCGGTCCGGGTAGATGTTGATCCAGACCTTGCCGCCACGGCGGATGTGCCGGGTCATAGCGATACGAGCCGACTCGATCTGCCGGTTGGTCACGTACGCCGGCTCCAGCGCCTGGATCGCGTACTCGCCGAACGCGATCGAGGTCCCGCCCTTGGCCGCACCGGTCCGCCTCGGGTGGTGCTGCTTGCGGTGCGCGACCTTACGGGGAATCAGCATTGTCCTACTCCTCCGCCTTCTCCGGCGCGGCCGACTCAGCGGCCGGTGCCGGCGACGCGTCCGGGGTGACCGCGGCGGCGGTCGGCTCCGGCGCCACGGCGGGCGTCGGCTCCGGCGCGGCCGTAGCCTCAGGCCCGGCGGGGGTCGTCTCGGGCGTAGTCGGCGTCTCGGTCGCGGCCTGCTCGCCGCCACCGCCACCGCCACCGCCACTGCCGCCCCGGCCCCGGCGCTCGCCGCGCTGCCGCTCGGCGGCCGCGCGACCTGCCTCGGTGCCGCCCGCCGTCGTGCCGGACGAGCCGGACCGCGGACCGCGACGCGTCGGACGCTCACGCCGGTGCTGGCGCGTCAGCGCCTCCTGGGCCTCGCGCTCGGCGCGGCTCTGCACCACGTCGCCCTTGTAGATCCAGACCTTCACGCCGATACGGCCGAAGGTCGTGCGTGCCTCGTAGAAGCCGTAGTCGATGTCGGCCCGCAGGGTGTGCAGCGGCACGCGACCCTCGCGGTAGAACTCCGACCGGCTCATCTCGGCGCCGCCCAGGCGTCCGGAGCACTGCACCCGGATGCCCTTCGCGCCGCCCTTCATCGCGGTCTGCATCGCCTTGCGCATCGCCCGGCGGAAGCTGACCCGGCTGGACAGCTGCTCGGCCACGCCCTGCGCGACGAGCTGCGCGTCCACCTCGGGGTTCTTGACCTCGAGGATGTTGAGCTGGACCTGCTTGCCGGTCAGCTTCTCCAGGTCGCCGCGGATACGGTCGGCCTCCGCGCCGCGGCGGCCGATGACGATGCCCGGCCGGGCGGTGTGGATGTCGACGCGCAGGCGTCCCTGGGTCCGCTCGATGTCGACCCGGCTGATGCCGGCCCGCTCCATGCCCTTGGACATCATCTTGCGGATCTTGACGTCCTCACCGACGTACGCCTTGTACTGCTTGTCGGCGTACCAGCGCGACGTGAACTCCGACGTGATGCCGAGCCGGAACCCGTGCGGGTTGACCTTCTGCCCCACTACCGGGCCCTCCTGTTCGTGGCATCCTCCGCGGGCGCAACGCTTTCAACCACGATCGTGATGTGGCTGGTCCGCTTGCGGATGCGGTAGGCGCGGCCCTGCGCCCGAGGGCGGATCCGCTTGAGCGTCGGGCCTTCGTCCACGTACGCCTCGCCGACGAACAGCGTGCTCGGGTCGAGGCCGTGGTTGTTCTCCGCGTTCGCGATGGCGCTGCGCACGACCTTGTAGACGTCGGTGCTGGCGGACTGCGGCGCGAAGGTGAGGATGTCGAGCGCCTCCTGCGCGGACCGGCCGCGGACCAGGTCGACGACCCGGCGGGCCTTGGTCGGCGAGATCCGCACGTAGCGGGCCGTGGCCTTGGCGCCGGGCAGGCCGGCGCGGGTGAGGCCGTCGACGAGGTCGTCAGCCACGGCGCGACCTCCGGTCTTCCTTCACGTGGCCGCGGAAGGTCCGCGTCGGGGCGAACTCTCCGAGCTTGTGACCGACCATGCCCTCCGTGACGAACACCGGCACGTGCTTGCGGCCGTCGTGCACCGCGATGGTGTGGCCCAGCATGTCCGGAATGATGGTCGAGCGGCGTGACCACGTCTTGATGACGTGCTTGGTGCCCTTCTCGTTCTGCACGTCCACCTTCTTGAGCAGGTGGTCGTCGACGAACGGGCCCTTCTTCAGGCTGCGTGGCATTGTGTCTCCTCCTCCCTGCTCAGCGGTGATTCCCGGCGGGAACGCCGGCGCGGTGGCTGGATGCGGCCTGGGCCGCGGTCACCGTGCTCATCGGCGCTTCGCCTTCTTGCGGCTGCTGACGATCAGCTTGTCGCTGGCCTTGCGGGTGGCCCGCGTGCGGCCCTCCGGCTTGCCCTTCGGGTTGACCGGATGACGGCCACCGGAGGTCTTGCCCTCACCACCGCCGTGCGGGTGGTCGACCGGGTTCATGGCCACACCACGGACGGTGGGACGGCGGCCCTTCCAGCGCATGCGGCCGGCCTTGCCCCAGTTGATGTTGCTCTGCTCCGCGTTGCCGACCTCGCCGACGGTCGCGCGGCAGCGGACGTCCACCCTGCGCATCTCCCCGGAGGGCATCCGCAGCTGGGCGTACGGCCCGTCCTTGGCGACCAGCTGCACGCTCGCGCCGGCGCTGCGGGCGATCTTCGCCCCGCCGCCGGGCCGCAGCTCGACGTTGTGGATGACGGTACCCGTCGGGATGTTGCGCAGCGGCAGGGCGTTGCCCGGCTTGATGTCCGCGCCGACACCCGAGCT of the Pseudofrankia saprophytica genome contains:
- the map gene encoding type I methionyl aminopeptidase: MARREHVQIKTAAEIAKMRIAGLLVAQALDRLREAAVPGVTTADLDAVAERTIRAGGGIPSFKGYAHPPYPASICSSVNDEVVHAIPNKRRVLRDGDIISIDCGAIVDGWHGDAAITVPIGDVAPEVLDMIRVCEDSLWHGLAAAQLGGRLTDISSAVEQHIRPFGYGIVDNYGGHGIGTEMHQPPHILNHGRPGRGIKLVAGLALAIEPMITLGSPDTKVLADDWTVSTSDGSWAAHTEHTVAITPRGPWVLTAHDGGAARLAALGVTCGQPAGAST
- a CDS encoding adenylate kinase yields the protein MRLVLVGPPGAGKGTQAAFIATARSIPKISTGDIFRANVREGTELGVAAKRYMDAGDLVPDEITISMVRNRLAEDDAVKGFLLDGFPRNVPQAEVLGGMLDTMGTQLDVVLELVVDDDEVVRRLSGRRTCRSCGHIWHVDFDPPTVEDVCDRCNGELFQRDDDLPETVRHRLEVYAEQTSPLVAYYAERGVLIGIDATGPVDNVTERALDALRHHGA
- the secY gene encoding preprotein translocase subunit SecY, encoding MLTAFTRAFRTPDLRKKLLFTFGIVILFRIGSVMPSPGVSTRAVNTCLSTASTGASNVYSLINLFSGGALLQLSIFALGIMPYITSSIILQLLVVVIPRLEQLKKEGSAGEQKITQYTRYLTIALGILQATGIVALARSGRLFPGCDAAVIPDTSLFRIATMVITMTAGVGVIMWLGELITARGIGNGMSLLIFTSIAARLPSQGTAILQVAGGVVFTLVCLLGLAIVVFVIFVEQSQRRIPVQYAKRLIGRRMYGGTSTYLPIKVNQAGIIPVIFASSLLQLPQLVGQVWNNQSFQDFESRYLSRGDHPLYLAAYGLLIIFFTYFYVAITFNPTEVSDNMKKYGGFIPGIRPGRPTAEYLDHVLSRITLPGSLFLGVITVLPLALLNLTKDQPFPFAGTSVLIMVGVGLETVKQIESQLMLRNYEGFLR
- the rplO gene encoding 50S ribosomal protein L15 yields the protein MAELTKDATAEGTTAASGGERGRALKIHHLRPAPGANRPKMRVGRGEGSKGKTAGRGTKGSKARKQVPATFEGGQMPLHMRVPKLKGFKNRFRVEYQVVNVATLAELFPQGGDVTVEALVGAGAVRKNTLVKVLGDGELDVALRVSAHAFSGSAREKIAAAGGSVTEV
- the rpmD gene encoding 50S ribosomal protein L30 codes for the protein MASLFITQVKSEIGGTHNQRATLRTLGLRKIRATTTREDTPQVRGMIRTVAHLVTVEEVN
- the rpsE gene encoding 30S ribosomal protein S5 encodes the protein MPGQQRRGGGAGGGSDRRERRDRSGGGQAQEKTAYVERVVAINRVAKVVKGGRRFSFTALVVVGDADGTVGVGYGKAKEVPAAIAKGVEEAKKHFFKVPRIGATIPHPIQGEAAAGVVLLKPASPGTGVIAGGPVRAVLECAGVHDVLSKSLGSSNPINIVHATVAALRGLTRPEEIAARRGLPLEDVAPPAMLRARAAAAGA
- the rplR gene encoding 50S ribosomal protein L18 — translated: MAVSLTASARRRTARLRRHVRVRKRVSGTPVRPRLVVSRSSRHIYAQVIDDVAGHTLASASTLDVSLRGAEGDKTALAREVGKLIAERAKAAGLSAVVFDRGGRTYHGRIAALADAARETGLDF
- the rplF gene encoding 50S ribosomal protein L6 — translated: MSRIGRLPIEVPSGVEVSLDGQHVTVKGPKGTLSHTIAEPITVAQEEGKIVISRPNDERNSRALHGLTRTLVSNMVIGVTTGYSKTLEIVGVGYRVQARGSDLEFALGYSHPVPVKAPEGIRFEVQAPTRFVVHGIDKQLVGEVSAKIRGLRKPDPYKGKGVRYQGEVVRRKVGKTGK
- the rpsH gene encoding 30S ribosomal protein S8, with translation MTMTDPIADMLTRVRNANRAYHDRVVMPHSKIKVHIAEILQQEGYILGWHVEEPENDGPGKNLVVDLKYGPNRERSIAGVKRISKPGLRVYAKSTNLPKVLGGLGVAIISTSTGLLTDRQAGKRRVGGEVLAFIW
- a CDS encoding type Z 30S ribosomal protein S14, yielding MAKKALVEKAARKPKYAVRGYTRCQRCGRPRSVYRVFGLCRVCLRQMAHRGELPGVTKSSW
- the rplE gene encoding 50S ribosomal protein L5, producing MTVTTEAPALPRLKQRYREEISPALREQFGYANVMQTPGVVKVVVNMGVGDAARDAKLIDGALRDLAAITGQKPAVRRATKSIAQFKLREGMPIGAKVTLRGDRMWEFLDRLVTIALPRIRDFRGLSPKQFDGRGNYTFGVTEQSIFHEIDIDRIDRVRGMDITVVTTATTDDEGRALLRALGFPFREN
- the rplX gene encoding 50S ribosomal protein L24, with the translated sequence MKIKKGDTVQVISGKDRGLKGKVIRAIPAENKVVVEGANRVTRHTRVQTTTRGSQSGGIVTQEAPIHVSNVAIVDPTDGKPTRVGYKINDDGTKVRISRRTGAEL
- the rplN gene encoding 50S ribosomal protein L14, which translates into the protein MIQQETRLRVADNTGAREILCIRVLGGSGRRYAGIGDIIVGTVKDALPGAGVKRGDVVKAVVVRTAKERRRPDGSYIRFDENAAVLIRDGGDPRGTRIFGPVGRELRDKKFMKIISLAPEVL
- the rpsQ gene encoding 30S ribosomal protein S17 yields the protein MSAVADESTNEPGGADSASRGFRKVREGLVVSDKMQKTVVVAVEDRVQHPLYGKTIRRTKKVKAHDEESACGVGDRVLLMETRPLSATKRWRVVRVLEKAK
- the rpmC gene encoding 50S ribosomal protein L29, with translation MATATSADDLRALSGDDLVDKLREAKEELFNLRFQNATGQLSNNRRLRAVRRDIAKIYTVMRERELGLTVDPSLADETAE
- the rplP gene encoding 50S ribosomal protein L16, with the protein product MLIPRKVAHRKQHHPRRTGAAKGGTSIAFGEYAIQALEPAYVTNRQIESARIAMTRHIRRGGKVWINIYPDRPLTKKPAETRMGSGKGSPEWWIANVKPGRIMFELSGVAEPVAREAMRRAIHKLPMKCRFVTREGGA
- the rpsC gene encoding 30S ribosomal protein S3, which gives rise to MGQKVNPHGFRLGITSEFTSRWYADKQYKAYVGEDVKIRKMMSKGMERAGISRVDIERTQGRLRVDIHTARPGIVIGRRGAEADRIRGDLEKLTGKQVQLNILEVKNPEVDAQLVAQGVAEQLSSRVSFRRAMRKAMQTAMKGGAKGIRVQCSGRLGGAEMSRSEFYREGRVPLHTLRADIDYGFYEARTTFGRIGVKVWIYKGDVVQSRAEREAQEALTRQHRRERPTRRGPRSGSSGTTAGGTEAGRAAAERQRGERRGRGGSGGGGGGGGEQAATETPTTPETTPAGPEATAAPEPTPAVAPEPTAAAVTPDASPAPAAESAAPEKAEE
- the rplV gene encoding 50S ribosomal protein L22 — translated: MADDLVDGLTRAGLPGAKATARYVRISPTKARRVVDLVRGRSAQEALDILTFAPQSASTDVYKVVRSAIANAENNHGLDPSTLFVGEAYVDEGPTLKRIRPRAQGRAYRIRKRTSHITIVVESVAPAEDATNRRAR
- the rpsS gene encoding 30S ribosomal protein S19; amino-acid sequence: MPRSLKKGPFVDDHLLKKVDVQNEKGTKHVIKTWSRRSTIIPDMLGHTIAVHDGRKHVPVFVTEGMVGHKLGEFAPTRTFRGHVKEDRRSRRG
- the rplB gene encoding 50S ribosomal protein L2 produces the protein MGIRRYKPTTPGRRGSSVSDFVEITRDHPEKSLVRPLHSKGGRNAHGRITTRHQGGGHKRAYRLIDFRRDKDGVPAKVAHIEYDPNRTARIALLHYADGEKRYIVAPVKLKQGDVVSSGVGADIKPGNALPLRNIPTGTVIHNVELRPGGGAKIARSAGASVQLVAKDGPYAQLRMPSGEMRRVDVRCRATVGEVGNAEQSNINWGKAGRMRWKGRRPTVRGVAMNPVDHPHGGGEGKTSGGRHPVNPKGKPEGRTRATRKASDKLIVSSRKKAKRR